One region of Fragaria vesca subsp. vesca linkage group LG4, FraVesHawaii_1.0, whole genome shotgun sequence genomic DNA includes:
- the LOC101291516 gene encoding F-box/kelch-repeat protein At1g16250-like, with translation MESLHQAIIPGLPDDLALRCLTKLSHGYHGLVETVSKKWKDLIRSSDFANYKAREGLCGNWLFVLTEGSDNEWVAYDPEADRWHPLPKIPSVHAEGRHYGFSCISVCNQFFVIGGSYSRVNPAFPHHRPLVTNEVMQFDPFQKQWTNVASMITPRSHFACSVVSGKIYVAGGRNLSCTRGLALAEVYDPVADKWEELPPMPHAQMDCLGLSYKGKFHVLSDQVGLRDQNTSEVFSLSDGTWCTMEDIWPFSRSMQFAVQVIGDNRVYTVVDWGESLIKTRDTEKGEWYNLGSVPSVVLPDHCRQVEAFGYGFAALQHELYVLGGKALKWEQSGAGRFDIVKLDLVRVCNPLVKPLKWRETRPMIGSARGAVIGCASMEE, from the exons AT GGAATCTCTGCATCAAGCTATCATTCCTGGGTTGCCTGATGACTTGGCATTGAGGTGCCTGACAAAGCTGTCTCATGGATACCATGGACTGGTTGAAACTGTTTCAAAGAAATGGAAAGATTTGATCCGAAGCTCGGACTTTGCCAACTATAAAGCGAGAGAGGGATTGTGTGGAAACTGGTTGTTTGTTCTGACTGAAGGCTCTGACAATGAGTGGGTTGCTTATGATCCTGAGGCTGATAGGTGGCATCCTCTGCCTAAGATTCCCTCTGTCCATGCTGAGGGGAGACACTATGGGTTTTCATGTATTAGTGTTTGCAATCAGTTTTTTGTAATTGGAGGGTCCTATTCTCGGGTAAATCCTGCATTTCCTCATCATAGGCCTTTGGTAACAAATGAGGTCATGCAGTTTGATCCATTTCAGAAACAATGGACCAATGTGGCAAGCATGATTACTCCCCGCTCTCACTTTGCATGTAGTGTTGTATCTGGTAAAATTTATGTTGCTGGGGGACGTAACTTATCTTGCACCAGAGGGCTTGCTCTTGCCGAGGTCTATGATCCAGTGGCTGACAA ATGGGAGGAGTTGCCACCAATGCCTCATGCCCAGATGGACTGCCTAGGCTTATCCTACAAAGGGAAATTTCATGTTCTTAGCGACCAAGTAGGCCTGCGAGACCAAAATACGTCTGAGGTGTTTAGCTTATCTGATGGAACATGGTGTACAATGGAAGACATTTGGCCTTTTTCAAGGTCAATGCAATTTGCAGTTCAGGTGATAGGAGATAATCGAGTGTATACTGTTGTAGATTGGGGTGAGAGCTTGATTAAAACAAGAGACACTGAAAAAGGAGAGTGGTACAACTTAGGCTCAGTTCCATCTGTGGTTCTTCCTGATCATTGTCGGCAAGTGGAGGCCTTTGGTTATGGTTTTGCTGCCTTACAACATGAATTATATGTCCTAGGAGGAAAGGCTCTCAAGTGGGAACAATCAGGTGCTGGGAGGTTTGACATTGTGAAGTTGGATTTGGTGAGGGTTTGTAACCCCTTGGTTAAGCCATTGAAATGGAGGGAAACTAGACCCATGATTGGGTCAGCTCGTGGCGCTGTCATAGGGTGTGCATCCATGGAAGAATAA
- the LOC101291045 gene encoding probable peptide/nitrate transporter At1g59740-like: MKKQERQGGFKANYFIFAMMFLDNIGFVANMVNLVLYFMFVIHFDISGSATTTTNYLGTAFLLTIVGGFISDAYMNRLNTTLLFGVTELLGYMLLIIQSHYKKLQPLPCEESICVHGTKALLFYASISLIGLGGGGIRGAIPALGADQFNYKKPEERKHIASFFNWLLLSITVGAVVGVTFVVYVSTRVGWDIGFIISLSCAAAGLFIVALGKPYYRVRVAGESPLLRVLQVLVASVKNWKVDMPQSSDELHESTKKRERIPHTDQFRLLDKAAILPKGVDAATTSKWKVCTVTQVEEVKILTRMMPILLSTILMNTCLAQLQTLSVQQGILMNTRIGSFDVPAATIPVIPLLFMSFLIPIYEFTFVPLLRKFTGNPNGITHLQRVGVGLVLSAISMTIAGFVEVKRKHEFIHHNHKISLFWLAFHYAIFGIADMFTLVGLMEFFYREAPTGMRSLSTSFSWLSLSIGYYLSSAFVELVNSITGNFTDSKLGWLEGRDMNKNHIDYFYWFLAILSVLNFANYLFWANWYTYKNDVTVDEEMVIKADQVGADTSQSASATCASVSFVSKN; this comes from the exons ATGAAGAAACAAGAAAGGCAAGGAGGATTTAAGGCCAACTATTTCATCTTTG CAATGATGTTTCTGGATAACATAGGGTTTGTGGCTAACATGGTAAACCTGGTTCTGTACTTCATGTTTGTGATACACTTTGACATCTCTGGCTCTGCTACCACCACAACAAATTACTTGGGTACCGCATTCTTGCTTACAATAGTTGGAGGATTCATCTCGGATGCCTACATGAATCGACTCAACACAACTCTACTCTTTGGTGTGACAGAACTGCTG GGATATATGTTGTTGATTATTCAGTCCCATTATAAAAAACTGCAACCTTTACCATGTGAAGAATCAATCTGTGTTCATGGCACAAAAGCCTTGCTGTTTTATGCTTCAATATCCTTAATTGGACTAGGAGGTGGTGGAATTAGAGGAGCGATTCCTGCTTTAGGTGCTGATCAGTTCAACTACAAGAAACCTGAGGAGCGCAAGCATATAGCCAGCTTCTTTAACTGGCTATTGCTTAGTATAACCGTTGGCGCTGTGGTTGGAGTCACATTTGTGGTGTATGTCAGCACTAGGGTTGGATGGGACATAGGATTTATAATTTCCTTATCTTGTGCTGCTGCTGGTCTTTTCATTGTTGCTTTAGGAAAACCATATTATCGTGTTCGAGTTGCAGGAGAAAGTCCTTTGCTAAGGGTTTTACAG GTTTTGGTGGCCAGTGTAAAGAACTGGAAGGTGGATATGCCTCAAAGTTCTGATGAACTACATGAATCCACTAAAAAGAGAGAGCGAATCCCCCACACCGACCAATTCAG ATTACTAGACAAGGCAGCCATTCTCCCTAAAGGTGTTGATGCTGCAACAACATCAAAATGGAAAGTTTGCACAGTAACACAGGTGGAGGAAGTGAAGATCCTTACAAGGATGATGCCGATCCTTCTAAGCACAATCCTCATGAACACATGCTTAGCACAACTGCAAACTCTTTCCGTCCAACAAGGAATCCTCATGAACACACGCATTGGCAGTTTTGATGTTCCTGCAGCCACAATTCCAGTCATTCCTTTGCTATTCATGTCTTTTCTTATCCCCATCTATGAGTTCACTTTCGTTCCCCTTTTGCGCAAGTTCACTGGTAACCCCAATGGCATAACCCACCTCCAGAGAGTTGGTGTTGGTCTTGTGCTCTCAGCTATCTCCATGACTATAGCAGGGTTTGTGGAGGTGAAGAGAAAACATGAGTTCATTCACCACAATCACAAGATCAGCCTCTTTTGGCTGGCATTTCACTATGCAATTTTCGGCATTGCAGACATGTTCACACTTGTAGGGTTGATGGAGTTCTTCTATAGAGAAGCTCCTACTGGCATGAGGTCTCTGTCTACTTCATTTTCCTGGCTTTCACTTTCCATTGGGTACTACCTGAGCTCAGCTTTTGTAGAGCTCGTCAACTCTATCACTGGTAACTTTACAGACAGCAAGTTAGGGTGGCTCGAGGGGCGTGACATGAACAAGAACCACATAGACTATTTCTACTGGTTTTTGGCGATTCTCAGCGTGCTTAACTTTGCAAATTATCTTTTCTGGGCCAACTGGTACACATATAAGAACGATGTTACAGTCGATGAGGAGATGGTAATCAAAGCAGACCAAGTTGGAGCTGATACATCTCAGTCTGCAAGTGCAACTTGTGCAAGTGTAAGCTTTGTGTCCAAAAACTAA
- the LOC101315232 gene encoding uncharacterized protein LOC101315232 → MDRGIEFDVLDAHGTEYHRWVSDIEQTFIAKDLTETIFPDPDQEPPSKRKKSQALMFLRKHIDPTLRRQYQSKHDPKDLWDALAERFGNIHSTLLPELIAHWDEIRLSDYKKVDDFNRDMLCLQAQLSSCGVEKSDAGMIEKTFSTFPSVAKILMNQYRLEFTNKRITTFSGLMTHLLMEAKNNMINDQQNLRPVGTRKIPESNYNCNRSKKAPKRKDQHRNEPYARGNHHHSASSSRGQGSGFSGRTNSWRRDTGAAGPKGGAAPPRKQHARSSSAFDGQCNRCGSKDHWSKSCRAPANVVAAYKKYKELMEVNSTENNGVEHNVTFKVADPNGQCSDLDAPDFDITG, encoded by the coding sequence ATGGACAGAGGCATTGAATTTGACGTCCTCGACGCCCATGGTACTGAGTACCATCGTTGGGTCTCGGACATAGAACAGACCTTCATCGCTAAGGATCTGACCGAGACCATATTCCCCGATCCAGATCAGGAACCGCCTAGCAAGAGAAAAAAATCTCAGGCACTCATGTTCCTTCGTAAGCATATCGATCCCACACTGCGCAGGCAGTATCAATCCAAGCACGATCCAAAAGATCTGTGGGATGCCCTTGCCGAACGCTTCGGCAACATTCACTCGACCTTGCTCCCAGAACTAATTGCTCACTGGGATGAAATCCGACTTTCGGATTACAAGAAGGTGGATGACTTCAACAGGGATATGCTTTGCCTACAAGCTCAACTGAGCTCATGTGGAGTCGAGAAAAGTGATGCCGGCATGATCGAAAAGACTTTCTCGACCTTCCCTTCAGTCGCTAAGATCCTCATGAACCAATATCGGCTTGAGTTCACAAATAAGAGGATTACTACATTTAGCGGTTTAATGACGCATCTTCTTATGGAAGCAAAGAATAATATGATCAATGATCAGCAAAATTTGCGTCCTGTAGGCACCCGGAAAATTCCGGAATCTAATTACAATTGCAACCGGAGTAAGAAAGCTCCGAAACGCAAGGATCAACATAGGAATGAACCTTATGCACGTGGGAATCATCACCACAGTGCCTCTAGTTCTCGGGGACAAGGTAGCGGCTTTAGTGGCCGTACCAACTCATGGCGTCGAGACACCGGTGCCGCCGGCCCCAAGGGCGGCGCCGCTCCTCCTCGGAAGCAGCATGCTCGCTCTTCTTCTGCCTTTGATGGTCAATGCAACAGATGTGGGTCCAAGGACCACTGGTCTAAAAGCTGTCGCGCTCCTGCAAATGTTGTTGCCGCATACAAGAAATACAAGGAATTGATGGAAGTCAATTCCACTGAAAACAATGGAGTTGAACATAATGTTACCTTCAAGGTCGCTGACCCTAATGGACAATGTTCTGACTTAGATGCCCCTGACTTTGACATCACCGGCTAG
- the LOC101290759 gene encoding GPI ethanolamine phosphate transferase 3-like, translating into MGKGIWVHWVMMLLHLVAVVIFTRGFLLTRTELPNFSQCDDVSQSPCFFQNQSHNQKRCWSKPAIDKLVIIVFDALRFDFVAPSTFFQEKKPWMNKLKLIQDLAATNASSARIFKAIADPPTTSLQRLKGLTTGGLPTFIDVGNSFGAPAIVEDNLLHQFAQNGKRVVMMGDDTWTQLFPHHFQKAFPYPSFNVRDLDTVDNGCIGHLLPYLHRGDWDVLIAHFLGVDHAGHIFGVDSGQMIEKLEQYNTVLQNVVEALESQSAPGGLHENTLLLVMGDHGQTVNGDHGGGTAEEVETSMFALSFKNPPSSIPAEFDTSSCGLDLDKRNICISSVQQLDFAATISALLGIPFPFGSIGRVNPQLYALGGGTWNFEDSLGNCQNQPKLNEWMLNYVNVLCTNSWQVKRYIDIYSASSVVGFSHEDLLHIGNIYAKAEERWSQTTKKLLSHKKESCTELLPALKRQVEEYSTFLASVAELARSKWTEFNLKLMGTGLGIMLISLIIHFLAIKKVKEQYGFSFTSSGDSGISFGLIFACFVGVIRACSFLSNSFILEEGKVACFLLATTGFVKLRSSFMKKKMILEAFVFLLLVTICRFTIQFGLSKQAPSSEDMSAYPSWMLGITSLWSFVAEVLPVLALILLALLLNKAITRSSPEGMWKYIIMGTGLSYILIAVHWALESNLLDLAWVLKDVGSNCIPRLVYAIGVGQLLLVAINQLFIKQKSSEGSKILSTKAVAMFSVWSSTVIILLGKQGPFIALVFIIGGYCIMRLDNVELDGKDGGSWNLMLDPVPVTQWSLFAVCLFFCTGHWCAFDGLRYGAAFTGFEEFVLVPQAILLTMDTYGFSLILPIFGIPFLVACRGQTEKGKQPILGRLSLVYMIYGLIVATSVTATILCVTIHRRHLMVWGLFAPKFVFDVVGLILTDGFICLASVYYFSRVEDHALYDPLK; encoded by the exons ATGGGGAAAGGAATATGGGTGCACTGGGTGATGATGCTCCTCCACCTCGTCGCCGTAGTCATATTCACCAGAGGCTTCCTCCTCACCCGAACCGAGCTCCCTAACTTCAGCCAATGCGACGACGTTTCACAATCCCCTTGCTTCTTCCAAAACCAGAGCCACAATCAGAAGCGCTGCTGGAGCAAACCTGCCATTGATAAACTCGTCATAATCGTCTTCGACGCCCTCCG GTTTGATTTTGTAGCTCCAAGTACTTTTTTTCAAG AGAAGAAGCCATGGATGAATAAATTGAAGCTTATTCAAGACCTGGCTGCTACAAATGCATCGTCGGCTCGGATCTTCAAAGCCATTGCTGATCCACCTACCACTAGTTTGCAGCGTTTGAAG GGATTGACAACCGGTGGACTGCCGACTTTCATTGATGTTGGGAATAGCTTTGGTGCTCCAGCGATTGTTGAAGATAACTTGTTACATCAG TTCGCTCAAAATGGAAAGAGAGTTGTCATGATGGGGGATGATACATGGACGCAGTTGTTTCCTCATCATTTTCAGAAAGCTTTTCCTTACCCGTCTTTTAATGTTAGAGATCTTGACACG GTGGACAACGGATGCATTGGACACCTTCTTCCATACTTGCATCGAGGTGATTGGGATGTCCTTATAGCACACTTTCTTGGTGTG GATCATGCAGGTCACATATTTGGGGTTGATTCTGGGCAAATGATAGAGAAGTTGGAGCAATACAACACCGTTTTGCAA AATGTAGTTGAAGCACTGGAGAGCCAGTCTGCACCGGGGGGATTACACGAGAATACTTTACTACTTGTGATGGGTGATCATGGGCAGACTGTAAATGGAGATCATGGTGGGGGGACTGCTGAAGAG GTTGAGACATCCATGTTTGCTCTGAGCTTTAAGAATCCCCCATCCTCCATACCAGCAGAATTTGATACTTCATCTTGTGGACTAGATTTG GATAAGAGGAATATCTGCATCAGTTCCGTCCAACAG CTTGACTTTGCAGCGACGATATCAGCGCTGCTTGGTATTCCCTTTCCTTTTGGAAG TATTGGGCGTGTTAATCCTCAGCTATATGCCTTAGGCGGTGGAACATGGAATTTCGAAGACAGTTTGGGAAATTGCCAGAATCAGCCAAAGTTAAATGAGTGGATGCTGAATTATGTCAATGTACTCTGTACCAATTCTTGGCAG GTAAAACGATATATAGATATTTATTCAGCTTCTTCAGTTGTTGGATTTTCCCATGAAGATTTGTTGCACATAGGAAACATATATGCTAAAGCAGAGGAGAGATGGTCACAAACTACAAAGAAGTTGTTGTCACATAAAAAGGAAAGCTGCACTGAATTGTTGCCTGCTCTTAAGAGACAAGTTGAGGAGTATTCTACTTTCCTAGCAAGTGTTGCTGAACTTGCACGGTCCAAATGGACTGAGTTTAATTTAAAGTTGATGGGTACAGGACTTGGTATTATGTTGATATCACTCATTATCCATTTCCTTGCAATTAAGAAAGTGAAGGAGCAATATGGTTTTTCTTTCACATCATCTGGAGATTCTGGAATTTCCTTTGGGTTAATTTTTGCTTGTTTTGTTGGGGTGATACGTGCATGCAGCTTCCTCTCGAATAGTTTCATCT TGGAAGAAGGAAAAGTGGCATGCTTTCTTTTGGCTACAACTGGATTTGTTAAGTTGCGATCTTCATTCATGAAGAAGAAGATGATATTAGAA GCATTTGTTTTTCTTCTATTGGTCACCATTTGCAGATTTACTATTCAATTTGGATTGTCAAAGCAGGCTCCTAGTTCTGAAGATATGAGTGCATATCCTTCGTGGATGCTTGGAATCACCTCTCTTTGGAGTTTTGTTGCTGAAGTTTTGCCAGTGCTTGCGCTGATTTTATTGGCCCTCTTGCTAAACAAGGCCATTACTAGAAGCTCTCCTGAGGGGATGTGGAAGTATATTATTATGGGAACCGGTTTAAGTTACATTCTGATAGCAGTGCATTGGGCATTAGAAAGTAACCTACTGGATCTGGCTTGGGTGCTTAAAGATGTTGGAAGCAATTGTATTCCTCGACTAGTATATGCCATCGGAGTTGGACAACTGTTATTAGTGGCAATTAATCAGCTTTTTATTAAACAGAAATCCTCAGAAGGCAGCAAAATCTTATCTACTAAAGCAGTAGCCATGTTTTCTGTATGGAGTTCAACAGTTATTATTCTGCTAGGAAAACAAGGACCTTTCATTGCGTTAGTATTCATAATTGGAG GTTATTGCATAATGCGGTTGGATAATGTAGAACTGGATGGCAAAGATGGAGGTAGTTGGAATTTGATGCTTGATCCAGTTCCTGTAACACAATGGAGCCTTTTTGCTGTGTGCCTTTTTTTCTGCACTGGCCACTG GTGTGCTTTTGATGGCCTCCGATATGGTGCTGCATTTACAGG CTTTGAGGAGTTCGTCCTGGTTCCCCAAGCAATCCTTCTTACAATGGATACTTATGGTTTTTCCCTCATCCTTCCAATATTTGGAATTCCATTTCTTGTTGCATGCCGGGGGCAGACTGAGAAAGGAAAGCAACCCATTCTCGGGCGGTTATCTCTG GTGTATATGATTTATGGACTCATTGTGGCCACTTCAGTTACAGCCACTATACTATGTGTCACAATTCATAGGCGGCATTTGATG GTATGGGGTTTATTTGCTCCTAAGTTTGTTTTTGATGTGGTGGGTCTTATCCTTACAGACGGTTTCATTTGTTTAGCCTCAGTTTACTATTTCAGTCGAGTGGAAGATCATGCCCTATACGATCCATTAAAGTAG